Below is a genomic region from Periplaneta americana isolate PAMFEO1 chromosome 7, P.americana_PAMFEO1_priV1, whole genome shotgun sequence.
GATCTTCCTATATGTAATACCTCGCATTAAATACTTCAATCACTTTCAATTACTTAATTAGAGTTGGGATGTTATAAGAAAGCAGATGCCTTCTGCCGCCTGATGAATACGCAATGACAAAAGAAATTACGTAGTCTGTCTCAACTAATGACAATCAGTCTTTGTTCGATTCTTGTACTATGTGGATAAATAGCCTTGCTTGGATTAATTCCTGTGATTTCTAATATTTATTCCATTCTTCCATTCCATTCCTGTTCCTCACCACGGGAGTATGGAATTGGAAAATGGAAAGCAAAAGCATTAGGTTTTACACAAACAGCTGAAATTATGTTTTGGGTGCATCATTTCCTTCAGAATGAATTGCAGGGCTCAACATATCCCACgtgctcttctgctaacaatgttgCCAACACTTTACGCAgggtttaagctataaaataaataatttgttgcaaaaatacacaaatgaaaaattataattgtgcaaattgcgaaatgcttgcgcaatattataaataattgtgcagaaagataaaattaatatgtaattatgtaatttgtCTCTtgcagttttattactttcaatccatcttatcacactctagatatactgtaagtaaatcattatacgtaggtatgtttagaatcaattactgctgaatttacatcacattaaaatacgctaTTTCATGGGCACTCTAAACACTGAAATTGTTGGACTGCTGCACAAATCAAAACAGAAATGGATGAAGTTCACGTGGACTCTGCACCATCATTGAAGACCATTTACTTTTGGatcaattaatttaaatgtggTCGTACAAGCACTGAAGATGAAGCACGGTCCGGCCATCCAATTTTTGCCACCACACGAACATCATTGACAAAATCCATGGTATGGTAATACAACACCGCCGAATAAAAATTCGTGAGATTGTTGAGACTGTAGGCATCTCAACTGAGCGAGTGCACAACATCTTGCACGAAATATTGACAATGCTCTTTCACCAGGACAATGCTCTGTCACACACATCAGCGACCACAATGGCGAAACTGCAGGAATGGGCTTTGAATTGGTTCCTCATCCACCCTGTTCACCAGACTTGGCCCCAAGTGACTTCTTCCTATTCCCTAACTTGAAAATTTGGCTTGGTGAGAAGAAATTCTTATCAAATCAGGAAGTGGTCATCGCCATCAATGAGTATTTTTCAGAGTTTGAAAGAACCTATTTTTCTGAAGGGATGAAAAAGCTGGAAATTCCCTGGACTAAGTGTATAGCCATCAATGGAAACTATGTCGAGAAATAAAGTGAGTTCatgaaacaaacatttttcttgctttttaccAGACTTATCAAATCGAAATATAGGAGTATTAATATAGGAGTAGGAGTATGTATTTCATTATTACTATCTGGTGGAGTATGAAAAGTCTCGGCCTTCCCTCCACTCTCGTCCCCCACTTGCCTGTCTTACCCCACACAAAGCGACCAGTTCGGGCTTTCGTACGCTATCAGGCAGTACTTCGgtttccagtggcgtagcatgaaattttgagcaggggaagctaactcaagttgtctttcatgtacatatgagaaaacgtattacaaaaatataatcaatgtcaagtcagcagtccgaagattggttggaacctcgtaagtaacaccaataagtcacgacctcaaatggtacgtagtaaaatatgatttcatggtttactcatatctctaacaaatagacacggccatttgttttttaaatcgcacttttgttcgtaagtcagtcttgataatagaattgtcctaaaaattcaagtaaatcggtgtcaggaactgttatttcactcattatttattatatcagccacaatgcacactaacacttcaactgaacacaactcacgaaagggataactcggaaactttcaatgtcaaagctagcttcttgcgagccttgcggccagggtagcttagttagaaagggatggaaaatctgcggggtgggttacacaggagaatgagtgaaagaaaccagtctgcttggaagctggtgtgtgcaggtttcttgtttactgctgcatcacaaatcatcctgagctgccgcatcacaatatttaacgcataaatataaactctattaaaattaataaataattttgttcataaactgcaggttcattatgaagttattattaactggggaagctgagctttttagcttacaatgacgctacgccactgccggTTTCTACCACATGCAGAAAGCCAACAACTTCCGctctttcatttttgtttgcCTCATCCAAGGCTGTATTTCCCTTAGCATTTTTCATGGTAGCATCAGCACCGTGTTCCAGTAAGAACTGCACTACAGACAAGTGACCGTGAAATGCTGCCTTGTGCAATGGtgtgtttagttctttgttgcaaACATTAACTTGTGCTCCATATGTAAGCAGTACACGACATGCTTCAAGATGACCATCTCGTGCCGCCCAATACAATGGAGTGTTTTGCCACTTATCGCAGAAATTCACCTGTGCTCCAAATCTAAGCAATAATTCACACAATTCAGGGTGACCGCTTAGTGCTGCCCTGTGGAGTGCAGTGTCGCACTTCGCTCCTCCAGTCAAACTCACCTGAGCTCGAGCAGGAATTAGCACCTTACTCACGTCCAGCTGGCCTTTCTCTGCTGCCAGATGTAAGGGTGTACTACCGTCACCACATTTAGCATTTATATGAGCGCCAGAATTCACGAGGATATTAACTGTGTCTGTGTGTCCTGATTC
It encodes:
- the LOC138703730 gene encoding serine/threonine-protein phosphatase 6 regulatory ankyrin repeat subunit A-like, whose translation is MAKPLAVRQLQLRVQTLEEQVRQLFPLLQEVQLLKERFEELSTRKLEADKIIEELTVNNKSEQMALLKSRLEDKERMLQDKEAELSTIRKKLEEEQQLRQDLEKRCKELTEQSVKNEQTTRAETVTRKCPQLEQFLKLLSLSDRDKAEAAAKSGFSAALQLLIDSKIDVDMKYRRDCTLLHFSAESGHTDTVNILVNSGAHINAKCGDGSTPLHLAAEKGQLDVSKVLIPARAQVSLTGGAKCDTALHRAALSGHPELCELLLRFGAQVNFCDKWQNTPLYWAARDGHLEACRVLLTYGAQVNVCNKELNTPLHKAAFHGHLSVVQFLLEHGADATMKNAKGNTALDEANKNERAEVVGFLHVVETGSGVASL